One window of the Pseudarthrobacter sp. ATCC 49987 genome contains the following:
- a CDS encoding electron transfer flavoprotein subunit beta/FixA family protein: MKIIVLVKHVPDAQFDRHLTGEGNTTDRSESILSELDEYALEAALQLIEARGGEAAGNKVIALSMGPAGAVNAVKKSLQIGASEGVHLSDDALAGSDAAATSLALAAAIRHLGADTPADLILTGMASTDGETSLVPAQLAERLDLPQVTFASSLELDGATLTARRDGDAHADTVEATLPALVSVTDQINDPRYPNFKGIMAAKKKTITTLSLADIGVDPAHVGRSGSWTAVESAEARPARTAGTIITDEGDAGIKLVEFLAAQKLL, from the coding sequence TTGAAGATCATCGTGCTGGTCAAGCACGTCCCTGACGCACAGTTCGACCGGCACCTCACCGGCGAGGGCAACACAACAGACCGCTCCGAGAGCATCCTGTCCGAACTGGATGAGTACGCCCTCGAGGCCGCACTCCAGCTGATCGAGGCCCGCGGCGGGGAAGCGGCGGGCAACAAGGTCATCGCCCTGAGCATGGGTCCTGCCGGCGCCGTCAACGCGGTGAAGAAGTCCCTGCAGATTGGTGCCAGCGAAGGCGTCCACCTCAGCGACGACGCCCTGGCCGGTTCCGACGCCGCCGCCACCTCGCTGGCACTGGCCGCAGCCATCCGCCACCTCGGCGCGGACACCCCGGCGGACCTCATCCTCACCGGCATGGCCTCCACCGACGGCGAGACCTCCCTGGTCCCGGCCCAGCTCGCGGAACGCCTGGACCTGCCGCAGGTCACCTTCGCGTCCTCCCTGGAACTCGACGGCGCCACGCTCACCGCCCGCCGCGACGGCGATGCCCACGCCGACACCGTCGAGGCAACACTGCCTGCCCTCGTCTCGGTCACGGACCAGATCAATGACCCCCGGTACCCGAATTTCAAGGGCATCATGGCCGCCAAAAAGAAGACCATCACGACGCTGAGCCTTGCCGACATCGGCGTCGACCCGGCGCACGTCGGACGGTCCGGCTCCTGGACCGCCGTCGAATCCGCCGAGGCACGCCCGGCGCGCACCGCCGGCACCATCATCACCGACGAGGGCGACGCCGGCATCAAGCTGGTTGAGTTCCTGGCCGCCCAGAAGCTGCTCTAA
- the sigK gene encoding ECF RNA polymerase sigma factor SigK, translating to METPNAPNPEAAAPPGTPADVNRRLAALLEQVARGDQAAFAEFYELTSRRVFGMARRVLIDVELSEDTTQEVFLQVWQNASKFNPEAGSPLAWLMTISHRRAVDKVRSSQSSTDREAKYGASRQDIDHDSVSDEVGSRLEAEAVVRCLGTLTDTQQESVRLAYYGGLTYREVAEKLNAAVPTIKSRIRDGLIRLKTCLGVS from the coding sequence ATGGAAACTCCCAACGCCCCGAACCCCGAGGCTGCCGCTCCCCCTGGCACACCAGCCGACGTAAACCGCCGGCTCGCCGCACTGCTGGAGCAGGTTGCCCGCGGTGACCAGGCAGCCTTCGCCGAGTTCTACGAACTCACCTCCCGGCGAGTCTTCGGCATGGCCCGGCGGGTACTGATCGATGTTGAACTCAGCGAGGACACCACCCAGGAGGTCTTCCTCCAGGTCTGGCAGAACGCCTCCAAGTTCAACCCCGAGGCCGGCAGCCCGCTCGCTTGGCTCATGACCATCTCGCACCGCCGGGCCGTGGACAAGGTCAGGTCGTCCCAGTCCTCCACCGACCGGGAAGCGAAATACGGCGCCAGCCGCCAGGACATCGATCACGATTCCGTCTCGGACGAGGTCGGCAGCCGGCTTGAGGCCGAGGCCGTGGTCCGTTGCCTGGGGACGCTGACCGATACACAACAGGAGTCCGTGCGGCTGGCCTACTACGGCGGCCTCACCTACCGGGAAGTCGCAGAGAAGCTCAATGCTGCGGTGCCCACCATCAAGTCCCGCATCCGCGACGGACTAATCCGACTGAAGACCTGTCTGGGGGTGAGTTGA
- a CDS encoding gluconokinase: MAKTAQHPVLVIMGVSGSGKSTVAGLLAGRLGWDFAEGDDLHPASNVAKMHAGQPLTDEDRWPWLESIAGWIRRHTESGTPGVVTCSALKKRYRDVLRGEGVVFVFLDGSKDRISDRLASRHGHFMPPALLESQFEALEAPTEDENFITLSVSLAPLEEAQEIIDRLHLGSSSASRP, encoded by the coding sequence ATGGCGAAGACTGCGCAGCACCCCGTACTGGTCATCATGGGCGTCTCGGGATCAGGAAAGTCAACCGTCGCAGGCCTGCTGGCCGGCCGGCTGGGTTGGGATTTCGCCGAAGGCGATGATCTGCACCCGGCGTCCAATGTGGCGAAGATGCATGCCGGCCAGCCGCTGACCGACGAGGACCGCTGGCCGTGGCTGGAAAGTATCGCGGGGTGGATCCGGCGGCACACCGAGTCCGGGACGCCCGGCGTCGTCACCTGCTCGGCGCTCAAGAAGCGATACCGGGATGTCCTGCGGGGGGAGGGCGTCGTGTTCGTCTTCCTCGACGGCAGCAAGGACCGGATCTCCGACCGGCTGGCGTCCCGGCACGGGCACTTCATGCCCCCGGCACTGCTGGAGTCCCAGTTCGAGGCGCTCGAAGCCCCCACCGAGGACGAAAATTTCATCACCCTGAGCGTCAGCCTGGCGCCTCTGGAGGAGGCGCAGGAAATCATCGACCGGCTCCATCTCGGCTCGAGCAGCGCCAGCCGGCCGTAG
- a CDS encoding J domain-containing protein translates to MTQGNSSHYQVLRIPVTATDKEIKVAYRRAARTAHPDHGGDPAAFRRVTLAYETLIDAKSRAEYDRSYGSGRGAFAEPPPDEGAHFDAPAAGSRASANVRRPNTPRNTASDAPVFVPPFEQYAGTGEVPLIPESLARQQVHGLPRKRGIFGAEARIQREMRTVQLISRQILPAIPAARLINGLQSPADNTHIDHVVLSGYRMAIIGSMLLPAGAYAWNGSALTHGGRSIAPPQLAHVVRRMQDIFPELNVTGWTVVHSTDGNLHEPVIDRHRRSGAHETVQVVNAAGLARGLKQFLGSGPAPNTVIVPVLARLLRGMH, encoded by the coding sequence TTGACGCAGGGCAACAGCTCGCATTACCAGGTGCTCCGGATCCCCGTGACGGCGACGGATAAGGAAATCAAGGTGGCCTACCGCCGGGCCGCCCGCACCGCGCACCCGGACCACGGCGGCGACCCCGCCGCATTCCGGCGCGTCACACTCGCCTACGAAACACTGATCGACGCCAAGAGCCGGGCCGAGTACGACCGCTCCTACGGCAGCGGCCGTGGCGCCTTCGCGGAACCTCCCCCTGACGAGGGGGCACACTTTGATGCCCCGGCGGCCGGGAGCCGTGCCTCGGCCAACGTCCGGCGCCCCAACACGCCCCGGAACACGGCATCCGACGCCCCGGTCTTCGTCCCGCCCTTCGAGCAGTATGCCGGGACCGGCGAGGTACCGCTGATCCCGGAAAGCCTGGCCCGCCAGCAGGTCCACGGGCTGCCCCGCAAACGGGGCATCTTCGGGGCGGAGGCCCGGATCCAGCGGGAAATGCGGACCGTACAGCTCATCAGCAGGCAGATCCTCCCCGCCATCCCGGCCGCACGGCTGATCAACGGGCTGCAGTCTCCGGCGGACAACACCCACATCGACCACGTGGTGCTCTCCGGCTACCGCATGGCGATCATCGGCTCGATGCTGCTGCCGGCCGGCGCCTATGCCTGGAACGGCAGCGCCCTCACCCACGGCGGCCGGTCAATCGCACCGCCCCAGCTGGCCCACGTGGTGCGCCGCATGCAGGACATCTTCCCGGAACTGAACGTCACCGGCTGGACCGTGGTCCACAGCACCGACGGCAACCTGCACGAACCCGTGATCGACCGGCACCGCCGTTCCGGGGCTCACGAGACCGTGCAGGTGGTCAATGCCGCCGGCCTGGCACGCGGACTCAAGCAGTTCCTGGGTTCCGGCCCGGCCCCCAACACCGTCATCGTCCCGGTGCTGGCCCGGCTGCTGCGCGGGATGCACTAG
- a CDS encoding helix-turn-helix transcriptional regulator — MIRTPWNRRIAAVASLGDANRRRLFDFVASAGCAVSRDAAAGALGLPRSTASFQLDRLVQDGLLAVEFRKLGGRGGPGSGRPAKLYLAAVREVAASVPDRNYDLAAELLVSAIEDSTSDGGTAREALLRAAYARGQSAAGAQGGTAGQANAGTTAGEATFAGFLAEEGYRPEADGEGGLVLLNCPFHRIAEGHADVVCAMNGAFLAGAAKGIGIDPGRVQALAIEDLRAQGAAQPAQCCARIKPQEPGS, encoded by the coding sequence ATGATCCGAACACCCTGGAACCGCAGGATTGCGGCCGTCGCCTCCCTGGGGGATGCGAACCGCCGGAGGCTGTTCGACTTCGTCGCCTCGGCCGGGTGCGCCGTCAGCCGCGACGCCGCCGCGGGTGCACTCGGCCTGCCGAGGAGCACGGCGTCCTTCCAGCTGGACCGGCTGGTGCAGGACGGGCTGCTGGCTGTGGAGTTCCGAAAGCTTGGCGGCAGGGGAGGGCCCGGCTCGGGCCGTCCGGCCAAGCTGTATCTGGCAGCTGTCCGGGAGGTCGCCGCCTCAGTGCCGGACCGGAACTATGATCTGGCCGCCGAGCTGTTGGTCTCGGCCATTGAGGATTCAACGTCCGACGGCGGAACCGCGCGCGAAGCCCTTTTGCGCGCCGCCTACGCGCGGGGGCAGTCCGCCGCCGGGGCCCAGGGCGGGACAGCGGGGCAGGCGAATGCCGGGACAACTGCCGGGGAAGCCACTTTCGCCGGGTTCCTCGCCGAGGAGGGCTACCGTCCCGAAGCCGACGGCGAGGGCGGACTGGTGCTGCTCAACTGTCCGTTCCACCGGATCGCCGAAGGCCACGCCGACGTCGTCTGCGCCATGAACGGGGCCTTCCTGGCCGGAGCCGCGAAAGGCATCGGCATCGATCCAGGCCGGGTCCAGGCTCTCGCCATCGAAGACCTCCGCGCGCAGGGGGCCGCGCAGCCGGCGCAGTGCTGCGCCCGGATCAAGCCCCAGGAACCCGGCTCTTAG
- a CDS encoding tRNA (cytidine(34)-2'-O)-methyltransferase has translation MFRILFHAPEIPGNTGNAIRLAAITGAELHLVEPLGFDFSDAKLRRAGLDYHDLAVVTVHQDIDAAWAALAPERVFAFTSDGEVSYTDISYRPGDVLLFGRESVGLPEELKHDPHVTSRVRLPMLPALRSLNLANAASIAVYEAWRQNGFAGARL, from the coding sequence GTGTTCCGCATCCTCTTCCACGCCCCTGAAATCCCCGGCAATACGGGCAACGCCATCCGCCTGGCCGCCATCACGGGAGCCGAGCTCCACCTGGTGGAGCCCCTGGGCTTCGATTTCTCCGACGCGAAGCTGCGCCGGGCCGGCCTCGACTACCACGACCTCGCCGTCGTGACCGTCCACCAGGACATCGACGCCGCCTGGGCCGCCCTCGCACCGGAGCGCGTCTTCGCCTTCACCTCCGATGGCGAGGTGTCCTACACGGACATCAGTTACCGGCCCGGGGACGTGCTGCTCTTCGGCCGCGAATCCGTGGGCCTGCCCGAGGAACTCAAGCACGACCCCCATGTCACCTCACGCGTCAGGTTGCCGATGCTGCCTGCGCTTCGCTCGCTGAACCTTGCGAACGCAGCCTCGATCGCGGTCTATGAGGCCTGGCGCCAGAACGGATTCGCCGGCGCCAGGCTGTAG
- a CDS encoding DMT family transporter has product MKAPLYLVLATLFWSGNFIVGKAAVASMTPMDLTFWRWTLAVVPLLLLAHFVEKPDWRAVLRRWPVLLLLSVLGMSGYTLLLYGALGHTSAVNAALITAANPALIVALAILLLGERTTRLGWLGICLGLLGVLLVLTRGELQRVFSLSINTGELMMIGAIVVWGLYTIIARRLAVPAIAATAVQVAIAAVTLAPFAAAMNVRLPETETEAWALAYIVVFPSLGAYLFWNIALKTTPPGTAGNYLNLIVVFTALITVVLGTPLTLVQIVGGLLVIVGVLLTGRSGQAKRPAPATSGRTA; this is encoded by the coding sequence GTGAAAGCGCCCCTGTACCTGGTCCTGGCCACCCTCTTCTGGTCGGGGAATTTCATTGTCGGCAAGGCCGCCGTCGCCTCAATGACCCCGATGGACCTGACATTCTGGCGCTGGACCCTGGCCGTTGTGCCGCTGCTGCTCCTGGCCCACTTCGTCGAAAAGCCGGACTGGCGCGCGGTCCTGCGCCGCTGGCCGGTGCTCCTGCTGTTGAGCGTGCTTGGCATGAGCGGCTACACGCTCCTGCTGTACGGCGCGCTCGGCCACACTTCAGCCGTGAACGCTGCCCTGATCACGGCGGCCAACCCGGCACTGATCGTGGCCCTGGCGATCCTCCTGCTCGGCGAGCGGACCACACGCCTGGGCTGGCTCGGCATCTGCCTCGGCCTGCTCGGCGTGCTGCTGGTACTGACCCGGGGCGAGCTGCAGCGCGTGTTCAGCCTGTCGATTAACACCGGCGAACTCATGATGATCGGCGCGATTGTGGTCTGGGGGCTCTACACGATCATCGCCCGCAGACTGGCTGTCCCCGCCATCGCGGCCACCGCGGTTCAGGTGGCCATTGCGGCCGTGACGCTCGCACCCTTCGCTGCCGCTATGAACGTGCGGCTTCCGGAAACGGAAACCGAAGCCTGGGCGCTGGCGTATATCGTGGTCTTCCCGTCCCTGGGCGCTTACCTGTTCTGGAACATTGCCCTGAAAACGACCCCGCCGGGAACCGCCGGGAACTACCTCAACCTGATTGTGGTCTTCACGGCCCTCATCACGGTGGTGCTGGGGACTCCCCTCACCCTCGTCCAGATCGTGGGCGGACTGCTGGTGATCGTCGGTGTGCTGTTGACCGGGAGGTCCGGGCAGGCCAAGCGCCCGGCGCCCGCCACGTCGGGCCGGACCGCCTAA
- a CDS encoding anti-sigma factor, protein MTDINAQNDGRVPGGFAADIATDLASGRAADLAEVYALNAVDDAERAAIEAYLASAPPSERAVFDERLRQARETLATSFAAEEEPPAGLLDRIMASLPAQDSAAAPDGQLHRGPTAVPPVVARPVREPSELAVTDELGAARRRRDERRRPQGMRNWIVGVAAAAVIALGGVGVGAYVANQNDPLNQVLQAGDVRQATVDVIGGGTATVSVSSSKDAIVVKMNDVPAPPAGKVYQMWLIPKDGSAPVSQGLMDAEALSKPAVVKGISTAAALGITVEPAGGSASPTMPTVAAAPLGA, encoded by the coding sequence ATGACCGACATTAATGCACAGAACGACGGCCGCGTCCCTGGCGGCTTTGCAGCCGATATCGCCACCGACCTTGCCTCGGGGCGGGCGGCTGACCTCGCCGAGGTGTACGCCCTGAACGCCGTGGACGACGCCGAGCGCGCCGCCATCGAGGCTTACCTCGCCTCGGCTCCGCCCTCCGAACGCGCCGTCTTTGACGAACGCCTCCGCCAGGCCCGGGAGACACTCGCCACCAGCTTTGCCGCGGAGGAAGAACCGCCGGCCGGCCTGCTGGACCGGATCATGGCGTCGCTGCCCGCCCAGGACTCCGCCGCGGCGCCGGACGGGCAGCTGCACCGCGGGCCGACGGCGGTCCCGCCGGTCGTGGCCCGGCCTGTCCGGGAGCCCTCCGAGCTCGCGGTCACCGATGAACTCGGCGCCGCCCGCAGGCGCCGTGACGAACGGCGCCGGCCGCAGGGAATGCGCAACTGGATTGTCGGCGTCGCTGCCGCAGCCGTGATCGCTTTGGGCGGCGTCGGCGTCGGCGCCTATGTGGCGAACCAGAACGATCCACTGAACCAGGTGCTGCAGGCCGGCGATGTGCGCCAGGCGACAGTTGACGTCATCGGCGGCGGAACGGCCACCGTGTCGGTCTCGAGCTCGAAGGACGCGATCGTCGTCAAGATGAACGACGTCCCGGCACCGCCGGCAGGCAAGGTCTACCAGATGTGGCTGATCCCCAAGGACGGCTCGGCCCCGGTGTCCCAGGGCCTGATGGACGCGGAAGCGCTGTCCAAGCCGGCCGTCGTCAAGGGCATCAGCACCGCCGCCGCACTCGGCATCACGGTGGAACCGGCCGGCGGCTCGGCGTCGCCGACCATGCCGACCGTGGCCGCCGCCCCGCTGGGCGCCTAG
- a CDS encoding PIG-L deacetylase family protein — MSTPAVQAHSPFDPDQHRIERVLCFAAHPDDIDFGAAGTIAAWTAAGAQVSYCIMTDGDAGGFDPGQRDEIVRLRNEEQRRAAALVGVTDIHYLHERDGYLEPSHGVIREVVRLIRQLRPDVVLSMHPERNWNRIQKSHPDHLAVGEAVTRAVYPALENPFAYPELAEAGLEAYKLPWLWLFAGPEERENHVVDVTDHIEGKLAAIHVHVSQHPDIEAMDRTVRGLMLRTAERGGLPAGRSAEAFHVVTVNGPGTIAGF; from the coding sequence GTGAGCACCCCCGCCGTGCAGGCGCACAGCCCGTTTGATCCGGACCAGCACCGGATCGAACGGGTGCTGTGTTTCGCTGCGCACCCGGACGACATCGACTTCGGCGCCGCCGGCACGATCGCCGCCTGGACCGCCGCGGGGGCGCAGGTCAGCTATTGCATCATGACCGACGGCGACGCGGGCGGCTTCGATCCCGGCCAAAGGGACGAGATCGTCCGGCTGCGTAACGAGGAACAACGCCGGGCCGCCGCGCTGGTCGGCGTCACCGACATCCACTACCTCCACGAGCGGGACGGCTACCTTGAACCCTCGCACGGGGTCATCCGCGAGGTGGTGCGGCTGATCCGGCAGCTCCGGCCCGACGTCGTGCTCTCCATGCACCCGGAACGGAACTGGAACCGGATCCAGAAGAGCCATCCGGACCATCTGGCGGTGGGGGAGGCCGTGACCCGGGCGGTCTATCCGGCGCTGGAGAACCCGTTCGCGTATCCGGAGCTGGCCGAGGCGGGGCTGGAGGCCTACAAGCTGCCGTGGCTGTGGCTCTTCGCCGGGCCGGAGGAACGCGAGAACCACGTCGTCGACGTCACGGACCACATCGAGGGCAAACTCGCCGCGATCCATGTCCACGTCAGCCAGCACCCGGACATCGAGGCCATGGACCGCACCGTCCGGGGGCTCATGCTCCGGACAGCCGAACGCGGCGGTCTCCCGGCAGGCCGCAGCGCCGAGGCATTCCACGTCGTCACAGTCAACGGACCCGGGACCATCGCCGGGTTTTAG
- a CDS encoding diacylglycerol/lipid kinase family protein, with translation MIIAVAVNPRASFGRGRRAGNEAAECFRAAGAEVLVLCEDSYDALARAVDKALASGVDALVVVGGDGMVHLGVNALAGSGMPLGAVPLGIVPTGTGNDMARTLGIPAQNIPGACAAALAALASGGRLIDAGRASSGDSSRWFAGVLSAGFDAAVNERANAWRWPRGKARYHLAMLSELASFRPIKYTVTADGERWQQGAMLMSVANGQSIGGGMKITPDAVPDDGYLDLFIVSPLSRTGLLKVFPKVFSGGHLGHPAVHIRRVRTVELSADKVVAYADGERIGPLPLTIEVVPGAVRVLA, from the coding sequence ATGATCATCGCCGTCGCCGTCAACCCGCGGGCATCCTTTGGCCGCGGGCGGCGTGCCGGCAACGAGGCGGCCGAATGCTTCCGGGCGGCCGGGGCCGAAGTCCTGGTCCTTTGCGAGGACAGTTATGACGCGCTTGCACGGGCCGTGGACAAGGCGCTGGCCTCAGGGGTGGACGCCCTCGTCGTCGTGGGAGGCGACGGAATGGTCCACCTCGGCGTCAATGCGCTCGCCGGATCGGGTATGCCCTTGGGTGCGGTCCCGCTGGGGATCGTCCCGACCGGCACCGGAAACGACATGGCGCGGACGCTCGGTATACCGGCGCAAAACATCCCCGGGGCCTGTGCTGCGGCTCTGGCGGCCCTGGCGTCCGGCGGGCGGCTGATCGACGCCGGGCGGGCCTCGTCCGGGGACTCGTCCCGCTGGTTTGCCGGGGTGTTGTCCGCCGGGTTCGACGCGGCCGTCAACGAGCGGGCCAACGCCTGGCGGTGGCCCCGTGGAAAGGCCCGGTACCACCTCGCGATGCTCAGCGAACTCGCCTCGTTCCGGCCGATCAAGTACACCGTGACGGCCGACGGCGAGCGCTGGCAGCAAGGAGCGATGCTGATGTCCGTTGCCAACGGCCAGTCGATCGGCGGCGGCATGAAGATCACGCCTGACGCCGTGCCCGACGACGGCTACCTGGACCTCTTTATCGTCAGCCCGCTGTCCCGGACCGGCCTGCTGAAGGTCTTTCCGAAGGTCTTTTCCGGCGGCCACCTGGGACATCCGGCCGTGCACATCCGGCGGGTGCGCACGGTCGAGCTGTCGGCGGACAAGGTGGTGGCGTACGCGGACGGGGAGCGGATAGGTCCGTTGCCGCTCACCATCGAGGTGGTTCCCGGGGCGGTGCGCGTCCTGGCCTAG
- a CDS encoding GntT/GntP/DsdX family permease encodes MAVTAIGIALIVVLITKFKLHPFLALILGSAFVGLAAGVDPALVIKNFEDGVGGVLKEVGLLIALGAMLGKLLADSGGANRVVDTLLAKATGNKLVWSITLVAVIIGLPMFFEIGLVLLLPVIVLVTQRSKMPLMRIAIPALAGLSVLHGLVPPHPGPLIAISAVKAELGTTLALGLLVAVPTVIICGPLFSRLAAKWVPVGAPAVAGGIDTQHGADMEGVKRQPSFLVTLLTIIFPVVLMLLKAIVDIIWSDAATAPWIRSFFDFVGQPLVAMTLAVLLAIFTFGYAVGFTGNKITAKIGASLGPIAGIMLIVGAGGGFKQTLIGAGVGDSVKKWAEGTNMSVLVLGFIVAVALRLATGSATVATVTAAGIVAPLASSLTPTHAALLALAIGAGSLFLSHVNDAGFWLVKELFGLTVGQTFKTWSVMETLISVVSFGLIMLLSLII; translated from the coding sequence ATGGCGGTCACCGCCATCGGCATCGCACTCATCGTGGTGCTGATCACCAAGTTCAAGCTCCACCCCTTCCTCGCGCTCATTCTCGGCTCTGCCTTCGTGGGCCTTGCCGCCGGCGTGGACCCGGCCCTGGTCATCAAGAACTTCGAGGACGGAGTAGGCGGCGTCCTGAAGGAAGTCGGCCTGCTGATCGCCCTTGGAGCCATGCTCGGCAAGCTGCTGGCGGACTCCGGCGGAGCGAACCGGGTGGTGGACACCCTGCTGGCGAAGGCCACGGGGAACAAACTGGTGTGGTCGATCACGCTCGTCGCGGTCATCATCGGCCTCCCGATGTTCTTCGAAATCGGCCTCGTCCTGCTGCTGCCGGTCATCGTCCTGGTCACCCAGCGCTCCAAAATGCCGCTAATGCGCATCGCCATCCCGGCGCTGGCCGGCCTCTCCGTGCTGCACGGCCTCGTGCCTCCGCACCCGGGCCCGCTGATCGCGATCAGCGCCGTCAAGGCCGAACTCGGCACCACCCTGGCGCTGGGCCTCCTGGTCGCCGTCCCCACGGTCATCATCTGCGGCCCGCTGTTCTCCCGGCTGGCCGCCAAATGGGTGCCCGTCGGGGCCCCCGCCGTCGCGGGCGGCATCGACACGCAGCACGGTGCGGACATGGAAGGTGTCAAACGCCAGCCGAGCTTCCTCGTGACCCTGCTGACCATCATCTTCCCGGTGGTGCTGATGCTCCTCAAAGCCATCGTGGACATCATCTGGTCCGACGCCGCGACCGCCCCGTGGATCCGTTCCTTCTTCGATTTCGTCGGCCAGCCCCTGGTCGCCATGACCCTCGCCGTGCTGCTCGCGATCTTCACTTTCGGCTATGCCGTGGGGTTCACGGGCAACAAGATCACCGCCAAGATCGGCGCAAGCCTGGGCCCGATCGCCGGAATCATGCTGATCGTGGGCGCCGGCGGCGGCTTCAAGCAGACCCTGATCGGCGCCGGCGTCGGCGATTCCGTCAAGAAATGGGCCGAGGGCACCAACATGTCCGTCCTGGTGCTGGGCTTCATCGTGGCTGTCGCGCTGCGCCTGGCCACCGGCTCGGCCACCGTGGCGACGGTAACGGCCGCCGGAATCGTCGCGCCGCTGGCGAGCTCGCTCACCCCGACGCACGCTGCGCTGCTGGCCCTCGCAATCGGCGCCGGTTCGCTGTTCCTCTCGCACGTGAACGACGCCGGATTCTGGCTGGTCAAGGAGCTGTTCGGGCTTACCGTCGGCCAGACCTTCAAGACCTGGTCCGTCATGGAGACGCTGATCTCCGTGGTCAGCTTCGGCTTGATCATGCTGCTGTCGCTCATCATCTAG
- a CDS encoding electron transfer flavoprotein subunit alpha/FixB family protein yields MAKVLVFIDNPGQALKKASLELLTIARSLGEPAVALNGDLHDDVAATLGAYGAQTLYRPSAADLDDYLVGPKASYLAAAVQTADATVVLTENSAEAKEIAARLGIKLGAGVITDVVAVDPDGTAHKSVLAGSYITTAKATTPVAVLTVKANSITPEPAVTGTAPATVTVEVPETATAASARITARNEKAASGRPDLAEARIVVAGGRGVDGNFGPVEDLADALGAAIGASRAATDAGWIGHDAQIGQTGKTVSPQLYISAGISGAIQQKAGMQTATVIVAVNKDSESPIFEIADFGIVGDLFQVLPQATEEIKKRRG; encoded by the coding sequence ATGGCAAAAGTACTCGTATTCATTGACAACCCCGGCCAGGCCCTGAAGAAGGCCAGCCTGGAGCTGCTCACCATTGCCCGGTCCCTGGGGGAGCCGGCGGTCGCCCTCAACGGCGATCTCCACGACGACGTCGCAGCAACCCTGGGTGCCTATGGCGCCCAAACGCTGTACCGTCCGTCCGCGGCGGACCTCGACGACTACCTCGTGGGCCCCAAGGCCTCCTACCTGGCCGCCGCGGTGCAGACCGCCGATGCCACCGTCGTCCTGACCGAGAACTCGGCGGAAGCCAAGGAAATCGCTGCGAGGCTCGGCATCAAGCTCGGTGCCGGCGTCATCACCGACGTCGTCGCCGTGGACCCGGACGGAACCGCGCACAAGTCCGTGCTGGCCGGTTCCTACATCACCACGGCGAAGGCCACGACGCCGGTCGCTGTCCTGACCGTCAAGGCCAACAGCATCACGCCCGAGCCCGCCGTCACCGGCACGGCGCCAGCCACCGTCACCGTCGAGGTGCCGGAAACCGCCACCGCGGCGTCGGCCAGGATCACGGCCCGCAACGAGAAAGCCGCCAGCGGCCGTCCGGACCTCGCCGAGGCGCGGATCGTTGTGGCCGGCGGCCGCGGCGTCGACGGCAACTTCGGCCCGGTTGAAGACCTGGCCGATGCCCTCGGAGCGGCCATCGGCGCTTCCCGTGCCGCAACGGATGCGGGCTGGATCGGCCATGACGCGCAGATCGGCCAGACCGGCAAAACCGTTTCACCCCAGCTGTACATCTCCGCCGGCATCTCCGGGGCCATCCAGCAGAAGGCCGGCATGCAGACCGCCACAGTGATCGTGGCCGTGAACAAGGACTCGGAATCGCCGATCTTCGAGATCGCCGACTTCGGCATCGTGGGAGACCTTTTCCAGGTCCTCCCGCAGGCCACCGAGGAAATCAAGAAGCGGCGGGGCTGA